One window from the genome of Pungitius pungitius chromosome 14, fPunPun2.1, whole genome shotgun sequence encodes:
- the clmna gene encoding calmin isoform X3, with amino-acid sequence MNLHLEKCDPPIEVQDLFLDIQDGHILMALLEELSGCKMLHKFKRSTHRIFRLNNIAKVLSFLEERNVKLVSIDAADVADGNSSIILGLIWNIILFFQIKELTGNIRSQFPSSSSLSSIPTSSDSDTSCCSTPSGERQPASTAMREHSKAIKKLLQWVQKRTRKYSVAVKDFGKSWTSGLAFLAVIKSIDPSLVDMRKALLRNAKDNLEDSFRIAHYSLGIPRLLEPEDVTINAPDEQSIMTYVSQFLEHFPGREEPEEPVPLIERSVSMGRLHFREKDSNHIRNSIQQSRVKERSHMFQRVCTQQPPKILISSVSEDRSAMSPPFRTAAARSWSSEDLLADSPHISSSVAENPQESASEVLTNSTCNSPQLSYANSPTGSSVPESVTTESVTTESVTTESVTTESLIGDSAISSPDSWVESEFGVGMQERFCESQSDGSLCDSGTAWDVYRATPVEVTNLDEGCDLSMEERAPEEESISESYIDEGICSLSSLESAREKSQGHFDTKQPEVVKEKEVHLEKSNQDMPVEKVPDHSKAETAEEEQSEQTIEGTSQSREPETSLGLCNAEELRDSGVEKLHETDHSNQSQPKRNTVEERAVDFVEGVRDHEGRTAGQSVGLKESGNSEELQVETECQEREENKRVDGVGETQEEASEGVLREDLDPLENFSPLTLPNTGPTNKDRAPETSLDPSAGIDVPLISISSEPEEQNPEEICDPERQHPAWQDEVHHAEGTDTDVDCPQNPHKFTLESNVEIPSRPVTESEQPKASEQTRGMESKPLDEHGTSRSLDPVIDESDTRDKMTISECELTCQTCSSEATSQPVAAEQEVDSPDHPDGHKYTSSSKDTATTEQNTPDAVNPKPNGTFGPGCLYRDKGLFYSDFDQSPAPEGVVGDPVEPMDLFYPDKEEPMFLEPPDAEMQSWPSVLSVSALKPAPASETPPDQPLSLLDEDFSHGVDWTPENDEQIPKTYRETDTASKSPELCVLPGETIGGVWGDDAPADGSDLRTSGCARENTEPVRRDSDGSIRPDESHIPPVLRHRKGARLAESTDNQPAVTAASRRDDSGDSDSGCSDSWELYVLLLLWLLLYCFWLLPQMDLKTLPSLLLNLEP; translated from the exons ATGAACCTACATTTAGAAAAG TGTGACCCGCCCATAGAGGTCCAAGACCTTTTCCTGGACATACAGGATGGACACATCCTCATGGCCCTGCTGGAAGAACTCTCCGGCTGCAAGATG CTCCACAAGTTTAAGAGGTCCACCCATCGCATCTTCCGACTCAACAACATTGCCAAGGTCCTGTCTTTCCTGGAGGAGCGAAAC GTGAAGCTCGTCAGCATCGACGCCGCCGACGTCGCCGATGGAAACTCCTCCATCATCTTGGGACTCATCTGGAacatcatcctcttcttccaG ATTAAGGAGCTCACTGGGAACATCAGGAGCCagttcccctcctcctccagcctatCGTCCATCCCCACCAGCTCTGACTCCGACACGTCTTGCTGCAGCACGCCGTCGGGCGAGAGACAGCCGGCGTCCACCGCCATGCGAGAACACAGCAAAGCCATCAAAAAACTGCTGCAGTGGGTGCAGAAGCGAACACGCAA GTACAGTGTGGCAGTGAAGGACTTTGGGAAGAGCTGGACAAGTGGTCTGGCCTTCCTGGCTGTCATCAAGTCCATTGACCCCAGCTTGGTGGACATGAGGAAGGCACTGCTGAGGAACGCCAAGGACAATCTGGAGGACAGCTTCAGGATAGCCCACTACAGCCTGGGTATCCCACGCCTACTAGAGCCTGAGG ATGTGACCATCAATGCACCAGATGAACAATCCATCATGACATATGTGTCACAGTTCCTGGAGCACTTCCCTGGCAGAGAGGAG cCGGAGGAGCCCGTCCCGCTGATTGAACGAAGTGTCTCCATGGGCCGACTCCACTTCCGCGAGAAGGACTCCAACCACATAAGGAATAGTATCCAGCAAAGCAGAGTGAAGGAGAGGTCCCACATGTTCCAAAGGGTCTGTACCCAGCAGCCACCCAAAATCCTAATTTCCTCAGTGTCCGAGGACCGGAGTGCCATGTCACCCCCCTTCAGGACTGCTGCAGCTCGCTCCTGGTCCAGTGAAGATCTCTTGGCAGATTCGCCCCACATCTCAAGCAGTGTGGCCGAAAACCCCCAAGAATCTGCCAGTGAGGTCTTAACCAACTCAACTTGTAACTCCCCACAGTTGTCTTACGCTAACTCACCCACAGGCTCGTCGGTGCCCGAGTCCGTCACCACCGAGTCCGTCACCACCGAGTCCGTCACCACCGAGTCCGTCACCACCGAGTCATTGATTGGCGACTCGGCCATAAGCTCCCCGGACTCCTGGGTGGAGAGCGAGTTTGGGGTGGGGATGCAGGAGAGGTTTTGTGAAAGCCAAAGTGACGGTTCTTTGTGCGACAGTGGAACAGCCTGGGATGTGTACCGTGCCACTCCTGTGGAGGTCACTAATCTTGATGAAGGATGCGACCTATCCATGGAAGAAAGGGCGCCTGAGGAGGAGTCCATTTCCGAGTCGTATATAGATGAAGGAATTTGCTCACTGAGCTCATTGGAAAGCGCCAGGGAGAAAAGCCAAGGGCACTTTGACACAAAGCAACCGGAAGtagtgaaagagaaagaggtgcACCTTGAGAAGTCCAACCAGGACATGCCTGTGGAAAAGGTACCCGATCATAGCAAGGCTGAGACGGCAGAAGAAGAACAGAGTGAACAGACAATAGAGGGTACGAGTCAGAGCAGGGAGCCGGAGACCTCTTTAGGACTCTGCAATGCTGAGGAACTGAGGGACTCCGGTGTGGAAAAACTCCATGAAACTGATCATTCTAACCAGTCGCAACCCAAGAGAAACACTGTTGAAGAGAGAGCTGTGGACTTCGTTGAGGGTGTAAGGGACCACGAAGGACGAACTGCTGGTCAAAGTGTAGGTCTGAAAGAAAGCGGTAACTCTGAGGAACTTCAAGTGGAAACTGAATGtcaggagagagaagaaaataaaagggttGATGGTGTTGGAGAAACACAAGAGGAAGCAAGTGAAGGAGTTCTAAGAGAAGACCTAGATCCTCTAGAAAACTTTAGTCCATTGACTTTACCAAATACAGGTCCAACCAACAAAGACAGAGCTCCAGAAACAAGTCTGGACCCAAGTGCTGGCATAGATGTTCCTCTGATCTCTATttcaagtgagccagaagagcaGAACCCAGAGGAAATATGTGACCCAGAAAGACAACATCCTGCTTGGCAAGATGAGGTGCATCATGCAGAAGGTACTGACACGGATGTCGACTGCCCCCAAAATCCACACAAATTCACCCTCGAGTCCAATGTGGAGATTCCATCACGTCCGGTAACAGAAAGTGAACAACCAAAAGCTTCAGAACAAACAAGGGGCATGGAAAGCAAACCTTTGGATGAACACGGCACCAGTCGGTCCCTGGATCCAGTTATTGACGAGTCCGACACAAGAGATAAAATGACCATAAGTGAATGTGAATTGACTTGTCAGACTTGTTCTTCCGAAGCCACATCTCAACCTGTGGCTGCTGAGCAGGAAGTGGATTCCCCCGATCACCCGGATGGACACAAGTACACCTCTTCCAGCAAAGACACCGCCACCACTGAGCAGAACACACCGGATGCCGTGAACCCAAAACCAAATGGTACCTTTGGACCAGGTTGTCTGTACAGAGACAAAGGCTTGTTTTATAGCGACTTTGATCAAAGTCCTGCCCCAGAGGGGGTAGTCGGTGACCCCGTTGAACCCATGGATCTGTTCTACCCTGACAAAGAGGAGCCCATGTTTCTAGAGCCACCAGATGCTGAAATGCAGAGTTGGCCTTCGGTTCTGAGTGTATCTGCCCTCAAGCCAGCTCCTGCTTCGGAGACTCCACCTGATCAGCCCCTCAGCCTGCTGGATGAGGACTTCAGCCACGGAGTGGATTGGACCCCAGAGAATGACGAG CAGATCCCCAAGACCTACCGGGAGACTGACACGGCATCAAAATCCCCGGAACTGTGCGTGTTGCCCGGGGAGACGATAGGAGGAGTCTGGGGTGATGATGCTCCAGCTGACGGCAGTGATCTCAGGACCTCAGGCTGTGCCAGGGAAAACACAGAGCCTGTGAG GAGAGACAGTGACGGTTCCATCAGACCGGATGAAAGCCACATCCCTCCAGTCCTCCGTCACAGGAAGGGCGCTCGCCTCGCCGAGTCCACG GACAATCAGCCGGCTGTGACTGCAGCGAGCAGGAGAGACGACAGCGGCGACTCCGACTCCGG GTGCAGTGACAGCTGGGAGCTctacgtgctgctgctgctctggctGCTGCTCTACTGCTTCTGGCTGCTGCCACAGATGGACCTGAAGACACTGCCCAGCCTGCTGCTCAACCTGGAGCCCtga
- the clmna gene encoding calmin isoform X2, translated as MAGHEWEDWFEREEFIGQISDIRVQNLQVERELVQKRTFTRWMNLHLEKCDPPIEVQDLFLDIQDGHILMALLEELSGCKMLHKFKRSTHRIFRLNNIAKVLSFLEERNVKLVSIDAADVADGNSSIILGLIWNIILFFQIKELTGNIRSQFPSSSSLSSIPTSSDSDTSCCSTPSGERQPASTAMREHSKAIKKLLQWVQKRTRKYSVAVKDFGKSWTSGLAFLAVIKSIDPSLVDMRKALLRNAKDNLEDSFRIAHYSLGIPRLLEPEDVTINAPDEQSIMTYVSQFLEHFPGREEPEEPVPLIERSVSMGRLHFREKDSNHIRNSIQQSRVKERSHMFQRVCTQQPPKILISSVSEDRSAMSPPFRTAAARSWSSEDLLADSPHISSSVAENPQESASEVLTNSTCNSPQLSYANSPTGSSVPESVTTESVTTESVTTESVTTESLIGDSAISSPDSWVESEFGVGMQERFCESQSDGSLCDSGTAWDVYRATPVEVTNLDEGCDLSMEERAPEEESISESYIDEGICSLSSLESAREKSQGHFDTKQPEVVKEKEVHLEKSNQDMPVEKVPDHSKAETAEEEQSEQTIEGTSQSREPETSLGLCNAEELRDSGVEKLHETDHSNQSQPKRNTVEERAVDFVEGVRDHEGRTAGQSVGLKESGNSEELQVETECQEREENKRVDGVGETQEEASEGVLREDLDPLENFSPLTLPNTGPTNKDRAPETSLDPSAGIDVPLISISSEPEEQNPEEICDPERQHPAWQDEVHHAEGTDTDVDCPQNPHKFTLESNVEIPSRPVTESEQPKASEQTRGMESKPLDEHGTSRSLDPVIDESDTRDKMTISECELTCQTCSSEATSQPVAAEQEVDSPDHPDGHKYTSSSKDTATTEQNTPDAVNPKPNGTFGPGCLYRDKGLFYSDFDQSPAPEGVVGDPVEPMDLFYPDKEEPMFLEPPDAEMQSWPSVLSVSALKPAPASETPPDQPLSLLDEDFSHGVDWTPENDEIPKTYRETDTASKSPELCVLPGETIGGVWGDDAPADGSDLRTSGCARENTEPVRRDSDGSIRPDESHIPPVLRHRKGARLAESTDNQPAVTAASRRDDSGDSDSGCSDSWELYVLLLLWLLLYCFWLLPQMDLKTLPSLLLNLEP; from the exons ATGGCTggacacgagtgggaggactgGTTCGAGCGGGAGGAGTTCATCGGACAGATCAGCGACATCCGAGTGCAGAACCTGCAAG TGGAGAGAGAGCTGGTTCAGAAGAGGACCTTCACCCGATGGATGAACCTACATTTAGAAAAG TGTGACCCGCCCATAGAGGTCCAAGACCTTTTCCTGGACATACAGGATGGACACATCCTCATGGCCCTGCTGGAAGAACTCTCCGGCTGCAAGATG CTCCACAAGTTTAAGAGGTCCACCCATCGCATCTTCCGACTCAACAACATTGCCAAGGTCCTGTCTTTCCTGGAGGAGCGAAAC GTGAAGCTCGTCAGCATCGACGCCGCCGACGTCGCCGATGGAAACTCCTCCATCATCTTGGGACTCATCTGGAacatcatcctcttcttccaG ATTAAGGAGCTCACTGGGAACATCAGGAGCCagttcccctcctcctccagcctatCGTCCATCCCCACCAGCTCTGACTCCGACACGTCTTGCTGCAGCACGCCGTCGGGCGAGAGACAGCCGGCGTCCACCGCCATGCGAGAACACAGCAAAGCCATCAAAAAACTGCTGCAGTGGGTGCAGAAGCGAACACGCAA GTACAGTGTGGCAGTGAAGGACTTTGGGAAGAGCTGGACAAGTGGTCTGGCCTTCCTGGCTGTCATCAAGTCCATTGACCCCAGCTTGGTGGACATGAGGAAGGCACTGCTGAGGAACGCCAAGGACAATCTGGAGGACAGCTTCAGGATAGCCCACTACAGCCTGGGTATCCCACGCCTACTAGAGCCTGAGG ATGTGACCATCAATGCACCAGATGAACAATCCATCATGACATATGTGTCACAGTTCCTGGAGCACTTCCCTGGCAGAGAGGAG cCGGAGGAGCCCGTCCCGCTGATTGAACGAAGTGTCTCCATGGGCCGACTCCACTTCCGCGAGAAGGACTCCAACCACATAAGGAATAGTATCCAGCAAAGCAGAGTGAAGGAGAGGTCCCACATGTTCCAAAGGGTCTGTACCCAGCAGCCACCCAAAATCCTAATTTCCTCAGTGTCCGAGGACCGGAGTGCCATGTCACCCCCCTTCAGGACTGCTGCAGCTCGCTCCTGGTCCAGTGAAGATCTCTTGGCAGATTCGCCCCACATCTCAAGCAGTGTGGCCGAAAACCCCCAAGAATCTGCCAGTGAGGTCTTAACCAACTCAACTTGTAACTCCCCACAGTTGTCTTACGCTAACTCACCCACAGGCTCGTCGGTGCCCGAGTCCGTCACCACCGAGTCCGTCACCACCGAGTCCGTCACCACCGAGTCCGTCACCACCGAGTCATTGATTGGCGACTCGGCCATAAGCTCCCCGGACTCCTGGGTGGAGAGCGAGTTTGGGGTGGGGATGCAGGAGAGGTTTTGTGAAAGCCAAAGTGACGGTTCTTTGTGCGACAGTGGAACAGCCTGGGATGTGTACCGTGCCACTCCTGTGGAGGTCACTAATCTTGATGAAGGATGCGACCTATCCATGGAAGAAAGGGCGCCTGAGGAGGAGTCCATTTCCGAGTCGTATATAGATGAAGGAATTTGCTCACTGAGCTCATTGGAAAGCGCCAGGGAGAAAAGCCAAGGGCACTTTGACACAAAGCAACCGGAAGtagtgaaagagaaagaggtgcACCTTGAGAAGTCCAACCAGGACATGCCTGTGGAAAAGGTACCCGATCATAGCAAGGCTGAGACGGCAGAAGAAGAACAGAGTGAACAGACAATAGAGGGTACGAGTCAGAGCAGGGAGCCGGAGACCTCTTTAGGACTCTGCAATGCTGAGGAACTGAGGGACTCCGGTGTGGAAAAACTCCATGAAACTGATCATTCTAACCAGTCGCAACCCAAGAGAAACACTGTTGAAGAGAGAGCTGTGGACTTCGTTGAGGGTGTAAGGGACCACGAAGGACGAACTGCTGGTCAAAGTGTAGGTCTGAAAGAAAGCGGTAACTCTGAGGAACTTCAAGTGGAAACTGAATGtcaggagagagaagaaaataaaagggttGATGGTGTTGGAGAAACACAAGAGGAAGCAAGTGAAGGAGTTCTAAGAGAAGACCTAGATCCTCTAGAAAACTTTAGTCCATTGACTTTACCAAATACAGGTCCAACCAACAAAGACAGAGCTCCAGAAACAAGTCTGGACCCAAGTGCTGGCATAGATGTTCCTCTGATCTCTATttcaagtgagccagaagagcaGAACCCAGAGGAAATATGTGACCCAGAAAGACAACATCCTGCTTGGCAAGATGAGGTGCATCATGCAGAAGGTACTGACACGGATGTCGACTGCCCCCAAAATCCACACAAATTCACCCTCGAGTCCAATGTGGAGATTCCATCACGTCCGGTAACAGAAAGTGAACAACCAAAAGCTTCAGAACAAACAAGGGGCATGGAAAGCAAACCTTTGGATGAACACGGCACCAGTCGGTCCCTGGATCCAGTTATTGACGAGTCCGACACAAGAGATAAAATGACCATAAGTGAATGTGAATTGACTTGTCAGACTTGTTCTTCCGAAGCCACATCTCAACCTGTGGCTGCTGAGCAGGAAGTGGATTCCCCCGATCACCCGGATGGACACAAGTACACCTCTTCCAGCAAAGACACCGCCACCACTGAGCAGAACACACCGGATGCCGTGAACCCAAAACCAAATGGTACCTTTGGACCAGGTTGTCTGTACAGAGACAAAGGCTTGTTTTATAGCGACTTTGATCAAAGTCCTGCCCCAGAGGGGGTAGTCGGTGACCCCGTTGAACCCATGGATCTGTTCTACCCTGACAAAGAGGAGCCCATGTTTCTAGAGCCACCAGATGCTGAAATGCAGAGTTGGCCTTCGGTTCTGAGTGTATCTGCCCTCAAGCCAGCTCCTGCTTCGGAGACTCCACCTGATCAGCCCCTCAGCCTGCTGGATGAGGACTTCAGCCACGGAGTGGATTGGACCCCAGAGAATGACGAG ATCCCCAAGACCTACCGGGAGACTGACACGGCATCAAAATCCCCGGAACTGTGCGTGTTGCCCGGGGAGACGATAGGAGGAGTCTGGGGTGATGATGCTCCAGCTGACGGCAGTGATCTCAGGACCTCAGGCTGTGCCAGGGAAAACACAGAGCCTGTGAG GAGAGACAGTGACGGTTCCATCAGACCGGATGAAAGCCACATCCCTCCAGTCCTCCGTCACAGGAAGGGCGCTCGCCTCGCCGAGTCCACG GACAATCAGCCGGCTGTGACTGCAGCGAGCAGGAGAGACGACAGCGGCGACTCCGACTCCGG GTGCAGTGACAGCTGGGAGCTctacgtgctgctgctgctctggctGCTGCTCTACTGCTTCTGGCTGCTGCCACAGATGGACCTGAAGACACTGCCCAGCCTGCTGCTCAACCTGGAGCCCtga
- the clmna gene encoding calmin isoform X1 → MAGHEWEDWFEREEFIGQISDIRVQNLQVERELVQKRTFTRWMNLHLEKCDPPIEVQDLFLDIQDGHILMALLEELSGCKMLHKFKRSTHRIFRLNNIAKVLSFLEERNVKLVSIDAADVADGNSSIILGLIWNIILFFQIKELTGNIRSQFPSSSSLSSIPTSSDSDTSCCSTPSGERQPASTAMREHSKAIKKLLQWVQKRTRKYSVAVKDFGKSWTSGLAFLAVIKSIDPSLVDMRKALLRNAKDNLEDSFRIAHYSLGIPRLLEPEDVTINAPDEQSIMTYVSQFLEHFPGREEPEEPVPLIERSVSMGRLHFREKDSNHIRNSIQQSRVKERSHMFQRVCTQQPPKILISSVSEDRSAMSPPFRTAAARSWSSEDLLADSPHISSSVAENPQESASEVLTNSTCNSPQLSYANSPTGSSVPESVTTESVTTESVTTESVTTESLIGDSAISSPDSWVESEFGVGMQERFCESQSDGSLCDSGTAWDVYRATPVEVTNLDEGCDLSMEERAPEEESISESYIDEGICSLSSLESAREKSQGHFDTKQPEVVKEKEVHLEKSNQDMPVEKVPDHSKAETAEEEQSEQTIEGTSQSREPETSLGLCNAEELRDSGVEKLHETDHSNQSQPKRNTVEERAVDFVEGVRDHEGRTAGQSVGLKESGNSEELQVETECQEREENKRVDGVGETQEEASEGVLREDLDPLENFSPLTLPNTGPTNKDRAPETSLDPSAGIDVPLISISSEPEEQNPEEICDPERQHPAWQDEVHHAEGTDTDVDCPQNPHKFTLESNVEIPSRPVTESEQPKASEQTRGMESKPLDEHGTSRSLDPVIDESDTRDKMTISECELTCQTCSSEATSQPVAAEQEVDSPDHPDGHKYTSSSKDTATTEQNTPDAVNPKPNGTFGPGCLYRDKGLFYSDFDQSPAPEGVVGDPVEPMDLFYPDKEEPMFLEPPDAEMQSWPSVLSVSALKPAPASETPPDQPLSLLDEDFSHGVDWTPENDEQIPKTYRETDTASKSPELCVLPGETIGGVWGDDAPADGSDLRTSGCARENTEPVRRDSDGSIRPDESHIPPVLRHRKGARLAESTDNQPAVTAASRRDDSGDSDSGCSDSWELYVLLLLWLLLYCFWLLPQMDLKTLPSLLLNLEP, encoded by the exons ATGGCTggacacgagtgggaggactgGTTCGAGCGGGAGGAGTTCATCGGACAGATCAGCGACATCCGAGTGCAGAACCTGCAAG TGGAGAGAGAGCTGGTTCAGAAGAGGACCTTCACCCGATGGATGAACCTACATTTAGAAAAG TGTGACCCGCCCATAGAGGTCCAAGACCTTTTCCTGGACATACAGGATGGACACATCCTCATGGCCCTGCTGGAAGAACTCTCCGGCTGCAAGATG CTCCACAAGTTTAAGAGGTCCACCCATCGCATCTTCCGACTCAACAACATTGCCAAGGTCCTGTCTTTCCTGGAGGAGCGAAAC GTGAAGCTCGTCAGCATCGACGCCGCCGACGTCGCCGATGGAAACTCCTCCATCATCTTGGGACTCATCTGGAacatcatcctcttcttccaG ATTAAGGAGCTCACTGGGAACATCAGGAGCCagttcccctcctcctccagcctatCGTCCATCCCCACCAGCTCTGACTCCGACACGTCTTGCTGCAGCACGCCGTCGGGCGAGAGACAGCCGGCGTCCACCGCCATGCGAGAACACAGCAAAGCCATCAAAAAACTGCTGCAGTGGGTGCAGAAGCGAACACGCAA GTACAGTGTGGCAGTGAAGGACTTTGGGAAGAGCTGGACAAGTGGTCTGGCCTTCCTGGCTGTCATCAAGTCCATTGACCCCAGCTTGGTGGACATGAGGAAGGCACTGCTGAGGAACGCCAAGGACAATCTGGAGGACAGCTTCAGGATAGCCCACTACAGCCTGGGTATCCCACGCCTACTAGAGCCTGAGG ATGTGACCATCAATGCACCAGATGAACAATCCATCATGACATATGTGTCACAGTTCCTGGAGCACTTCCCTGGCAGAGAGGAG cCGGAGGAGCCCGTCCCGCTGATTGAACGAAGTGTCTCCATGGGCCGACTCCACTTCCGCGAGAAGGACTCCAACCACATAAGGAATAGTATCCAGCAAAGCAGAGTGAAGGAGAGGTCCCACATGTTCCAAAGGGTCTGTACCCAGCAGCCACCCAAAATCCTAATTTCCTCAGTGTCCGAGGACCGGAGTGCCATGTCACCCCCCTTCAGGACTGCTGCAGCTCGCTCCTGGTCCAGTGAAGATCTCTTGGCAGATTCGCCCCACATCTCAAGCAGTGTGGCCGAAAACCCCCAAGAATCTGCCAGTGAGGTCTTAACCAACTCAACTTGTAACTCCCCACAGTTGTCTTACGCTAACTCACCCACAGGCTCGTCGGTGCCCGAGTCCGTCACCACCGAGTCCGTCACCACCGAGTCCGTCACCACCGAGTCCGTCACCACCGAGTCATTGATTGGCGACTCGGCCATAAGCTCCCCGGACTCCTGGGTGGAGAGCGAGTTTGGGGTGGGGATGCAGGAGAGGTTTTGTGAAAGCCAAAGTGACGGTTCTTTGTGCGACAGTGGAACAGCCTGGGATGTGTACCGTGCCACTCCTGTGGAGGTCACTAATCTTGATGAAGGATGCGACCTATCCATGGAAGAAAGGGCGCCTGAGGAGGAGTCCATTTCCGAGTCGTATATAGATGAAGGAATTTGCTCACTGAGCTCATTGGAAAGCGCCAGGGAGAAAAGCCAAGGGCACTTTGACACAAAGCAACCGGAAGtagtgaaagagaaagaggtgcACCTTGAGAAGTCCAACCAGGACATGCCTGTGGAAAAGGTACCCGATCATAGCAAGGCTGAGACGGCAGAAGAAGAACAGAGTGAACAGACAATAGAGGGTACGAGTCAGAGCAGGGAGCCGGAGACCTCTTTAGGACTCTGCAATGCTGAGGAACTGAGGGACTCCGGTGTGGAAAAACTCCATGAAACTGATCATTCTAACCAGTCGCAACCCAAGAGAAACACTGTTGAAGAGAGAGCTGTGGACTTCGTTGAGGGTGTAAGGGACCACGAAGGACGAACTGCTGGTCAAAGTGTAGGTCTGAAAGAAAGCGGTAACTCTGAGGAACTTCAAGTGGAAACTGAATGtcaggagagagaagaaaataaaagggttGATGGTGTTGGAGAAACACAAGAGGAAGCAAGTGAAGGAGTTCTAAGAGAAGACCTAGATCCTCTAGAAAACTTTAGTCCATTGACTTTACCAAATACAGGTCCAACCAACAAAGACAGAGCTCCAGAAACAAGTCTGGACCCAAGTGCTGGCATAGATGTTCCTCTGATCTCTATttcaagtgagccagaagagcaGAACCCAGAGGAAATATGTGACCCAGAAAGACAACATCCTGCTTGGCAAGATGAGGTGCATCATGCAGAAGGTACTGACACGGATGTCGACTGCCCCCAAAATCCACACAAATTCACCCTCGAGTCCAATGTGGAGATTCCATCACGTCCGGTAACAGAAAGTGAACAACCAAAAGCTTCAGAACAAACAAGGGGCATGGAAAGCAAACCTTTGGATGAACACGGCACCAGTCGGTCCCTGGATCCAGTTATTGACGAGTCCGACACAAGAGATAAAATGACCATAAGTGAATGTGAATTGACTTGTCAGACTTGTTCTTCCGAAGCCACATCTCAACCTGTGGCTGCTGAGCAGGAAGTGGATTCCCCCGATCACCCGGATGGACACAAGTACACCTCTTCCAGCAAAGACACCGCCACCACTGAGCAGAACACACCGGATGCCGTGAACCCAAAACCAAATGGTACCTTTGGACCAGGTTGTCTGTACAGAGACAAAGGCTTGTTTTATAGCGACTTTGATCAAAGTCCTGCCCCAGAGGGGGTAGTCGGTGACCCCGTTGAACCCATGGATCTGTTCTACCCTGACAAAGAGGAGCCCATGTTTCTAGAGCCACCAGATGCTGAAATGCAGAGTTGGCCTTCGGTTCTGAGTGTATCTGCCCTCAAGCCAGCTCCTGCTTCGGAGACTCCACCTGATCAGCCCCTCAGCCTGCTGGATGAGGACTTCAGCCACGGAGTGGATTGGACCCCAGAGAATGACGAG CAGATCCCCAAGACCTACCGGGAGACTGACACGGCATCAAAATCCCCGGAACTGTGCGTGTTGCCCGGGGAGACGATAGGAGGAGTCTGGGGTGATGATGCTCCAGCTGACGGCAGTGATCTCAGGACCTCAGGCTGTGCCAGGGAAAACACAGAGCCTGTGAG GAGAGACAGTGACGGTTCCATCAGACCGGATGAAAGCCACATCCCTCCAGTCCTCCGTCACAGGAAGGGCGCTCGCCTCGCCGAGTCCACG GACAATCAGCCGGCTGTGACTGCAGCGAGCAGGAGAGACGACAGCGGCGACTCCGACTCCGG GTGCAGTGACAGCTGGGAGCTctacgtgctgctgctgctctggctGCTGCTCTACTGCTTCTGGCTGCTGCCACAGATGGACCTGAAGACACTGCCCAGCCTGCTGCTCAACCTGGAGCCCtga